In the Marinilabiliales bacterium genome, TGGAGCTGATTGAACTTGGCAAACAAAACGCTGACAAGTACCGTGATGAACTTGTTAAAGTCAAGGAAAGCATTGACCCCGGCGAATTGGTCTCGATAATTTATACATCCGGAACAACAGGGGTTTCGAAGGGGGTAATGCTGTCACATAATAACATTGTCAGTAATGTAAAGACCGTTGATCCCAGGTTCAATATTACCAGCGACTTCCGCGTACTCAGTTTTCTGCCTTTGTGTCACATATACGAAAGGATGGTGAATTATATTTACCAGTATAAAGGAGTCAGTATATACTATGCTGAAAGCATGGCAACAATTGCCGACAACCTGAGAGAGCTTAAAGTCAACCTGTTTGTTACGGTACCCAGATTGCTTGAAAGAGTATACGACAAAATTATCGGGAAAGGTAAAGATCTTAAGGGCATCAAGAAATCTCTCTTCTTCTGGGCGGTTTCACTCGGACTTAAATACCAGGACACAGGTAACAGCTGGTGGTACAATTTCCGTCTTAAAATTGCGCGCAAACTGATTTTCAGTAAGTGGCAGCAGGCCCTTGGCGGTAAAATAGAATTCATCATGACGGGTGGCGCGGCCATTCAGGTACGTCTTGCCCGTATATTCTGGGCTGCAGGCATCCCGGTCCTTGAAGGTTACGGACTGACAGAGACCTCTCCTGTTCTGGCTGTTAACTACTTTGAAGAACCTGGCAACGTCAGGTTTGGTACCGTCGGCCCACCGGTTGACAATACCGAGATCAGGATAGCGGAAGACGGTGAGATACTGGCTAAGGGTCCCGGAATAATGCTGGGTTATTACAAGGACCCCGACCAGACCGCACAGGCAATAGACAAGGATGGCTGGTTCCATACAGGCGACATAGGTGTTATGGAAGAGAACAAATTCCTGAAAATAACCGACAGGAAGAAAGAGATATTCAAAACATCCAGCGGTAAATACATAGCGCCCCAGGTAATTGAGAACAAAATTAAAGAATCCCTTTTCATAGATCAGGCCATGGTGGTTGGCGAAAATGAAAAATTTGTCTCGGCAATTATTGTTCCCAATTTTGAGTTCTTGCATAACTGGTGCTCAATACATAAGGTGAATTACCGCGATAATGAAGAGCTTATCAGGGTACCTGATGTCATGGCAAGATTCCAGCGAGAGATAACCGAGATTAATGCCAAACTCGGAGTAACAGAGCAGATAAAGAGATTCCGGCTGGTTCACGAGGAGTGGACACCAATCTCAGGGGAACTGAGTCCCACATTAAAACTCAGAAGAAATGTGGTCTATGAGAAATACGACCACCTCATGCAAGAAATATACGGACACAGCAGTACAAAGGATGAGGCTGAATTGCTGGAGAGGATGAAAAAAAAGGCGGGCACCAACTCGGTTAACAAGAAGCAGTAATTATCCGTCAGACCGCCTGAGGATTATAAATGTCGGCAATTTCGCCAACGAAACAGTCCGTATAAAGGCTGCCTCCCTGCAGGCTAAAAGGGAGGCGGCCTTCTTCTTTATACGAATGAAAGCCCCATGTGCTGACGCACACAAAATAACATGAACAAAGCATGGGGGTTCCATGGATTGAAAAGCAGATTATCCGAATCATGAATTTGTAACACATTGTGGAACAATTTGCTAACTATACTTTATACGAATGAAAATCACCCGGCAGACGGCCTTCTTAAAAGCCAGAGCCCGAAGAACATTATCAAGCCGTTTACCACCACAATCTCATACCCGAAACGGTACCCTGCAAAAAGTTGCTCCGACCGTGCATCAAGAAGCCATGTCAATGCCGGTGAGAGGATTGCCACAAGAGGCACCAGCCTGTCTCTTACCCTGATCTTTGTAAAGATCCCGAATGCATACAGTCCGAGAAGAGGCCCGTATGTATATCCTGCCAGGGTGAGGACAGCGCTTATTACACTCTGATCATTCAGGGCCCTGAAAACCATTATGAGCCCACCAAGAAGCAGCGCCATGAGGGCATGCACAAGTTTCCGGTTCCTTACAGAGGCTGGCCGGGTGACCCTTCCCCTTCCGAGGATATCGAGAATAAATGAGGTGGTCAATGCAGTAAGGGTGGAATCTGCACTCGAATAGGTAGCAGCAACCACCCCTACAATAAAAAACACCCCGATAAAAGATGGCAGATAACCCTGCGTAGCGATAACAGGGAAGATGTCATCGGCCCTATCAGGCAGCGGAATTCCTGTCTGTGTTGCAAATATGAGAAGCAAAGCTCCCAGACAAAGCAAAAGCAGTTTAACGGGAACCAGTGTGATGCTGAACCAATACATGTTTTTCCTGGCTTCCCTGATATTTTTACAGCTCAGGTTTTTTTGCATCATATCCTGGTCAAGCCCGGTCATAACAATTGCAATGAAAATACCTCCAACAAACTGCTTCAAAAAAAACCGGCCGTCTCTCCAGTCATCGAAATAAAAGACCCTTGACCAGTCACTTTCACCAATAACCCCGAAAACACCCCGGAGGCCAAGTCCGAGTTCCCCTGAGATAGTCCATACCGTAGCTCCTGCGGCAATGAGCATGAAAAGTGTCTGCAATGTATCTGTCCATATGATTGTCCCTATCCCGCCCCTGAATGTATAAAGCCATATAAAGAGAACAGTAACCAATACTGTCGCGTAAAAAGGGATCCCCCATGCATCAAAAACCGTTATCTGTAATACACCTGCCATCAGGAATACCCTTAACGAGGCCCCTACCAGCCGGGAAACCAGAAAGAACATTGCCCCGGTTTTATAAGAATAAAAACCAAATCTGTCTTCCAGGTAGGTGTAGATGGTTGTCAGATTCATCCGGTAATATAAAGGCATCAGCACATTAGCTATTATGTAGTAGCCAAAAACATACCCGAATACCATCTGCATGTATGAAAAACTGCTTTCGCCAACCCATCCCGGTATTGAAATGAAAGTAACCCCCGAAAGTGTGGCACCTATCATTCCGAAAGCGACCACAAACCAGGGAGATTGCCTGTTGCCGAGGTAGAATGCAGAATTTCCCTGATCCCTGCCTGTGATCCAGGAGATAACTATCAGAACAAGGAAATAAGCCAATACAATAGACAGTACAATAAAAGGTGACATCGCCATAAAATAATAATACGCCTAAAAAATCAGACTGCAAGAATAATTAAAAAATAATAAATGCAGTTATGCAACATCTGTTTGCAATCCTGAATAAAAGATTTATGTTTGTTAATGGAGCGAATAGGTATTAATTTTGTGACAAAAAAGTGAGTCCCGATAACTATCCATCAAAACTTCTTGAGGCGGCAACATCAGAGTTTGCCAGCCTGCCGGGTATTGGAAAAAAAACCGCTCTCAGGCTTGTTTTGCATCTGCTCAGACAGGATAAAGCTGATGTAGAAAGGTTCTCCGAATCAATACTAAAGCTAAGGAAAGAGATAAAGCATTGTTCCGGCTGCCACAATATTTCTGACACACATATATGCAGCATCTGTTCCGACAAAAACAGGGATCACAGCATAATATGTGTTGTTGAAAACATCAGGGATGTGATGTCGGTTGAGAATACAAGACAATATTCGGGAGTATATCATGTCCTTGGCGGAATAATCTCACCGATGGACGGCACAGGCCCCGGGGATCTCAATATCGGCACACTTGTAGAAAAAGCAGCAGGCGGCGGGATCAAAGAGGTCATACTTGCCCTCAGCACAACAATGGAAGGAGACACGACAAATTTTTATCTTTACAGGAAACTTAGCCGGTTCCCGGTTACAATATCAACTATTGCCCGGGGTGTATCCATAGGCGATGAACTTGAATACGCCGACGAGATCACCCTTGGACGTTCTATAATAAACAGAACCATATTTGAAGCATCC is a window encoding:
- a CDS encoding sodium:solute symporter codes for the protein MSPFIVLSIVLAYFLVLIVISWITGRDQGNSAFYLGNRQSPWFVVAFGMIGATLSGVTFISIPGWVGESSFSYMQMVFGYVFGYYIIANVLMPLYYRMNLTTIYTYLEDRFGFYSYKTGAMFFLVSRLVGASLRVFLMAGVLQITVFDAWGIPFYATVLVTVLFIWLYTFRGGIGTIIWTDTLQTLFMLIAAGATVWTISGELGLGLRGVFGVIGESDWSRVFYFDDWRDGRFFLKQFVGGIFIAIVMTGLDQDMMQKNLSCKNIREARKNMYWFSITLVPVKLLLLCLGALLLIFATQTGIPLPDRADDIFPVIATQGYLPSFIGVFFIVGVVAATYSSADSTLTALTTSFILDILGRGRVTRPASVRNRKLVHALMALLLGGLIMVFRALNDQSVISAVLTLAGYTYGPLLGLYAFGIFTKIRVRDRLVPLVAILSPALTWLLDARSEQLFAGYRFGYEIVVVNGLIMFFGLWLLRRPSAG
- a CDS encoding long-chain fatty acid--CoA ligase yields the protein MQVTRTFDILDAFKEKWPDKQDALASKTSGEWRRYSIAEYAELARNVSYGLLSLGFKKGDKIATISNNRPEWNFADMGMSAVGAVHVPIYPTISDEEFKYILTHSDARMLIVSDKSLYTRLKPIADSIPEIEKFYTFNEVEGAPNFLELIELGKQNADKYRDELVKVKESIDPGELVSIIYTSGTTGVSKGVMLSHNNIVSNVKTVDPRFNITSDFRVLSFLPLCHIYERMVNYIYQYKGVSIYYAESMATIADNLRELKVNLFVTVPRLLERVYDKIIGKGKDLKGIKKSLFFWAVSLGLKYQDTGNSWWYNFRLKIARKLIFSKWQQALGGKIEFIMTGGAAIQVRLARIFWAAGIPVLEGYGLTETSPVLAVNYFEEPGNVRFGTVGPPVDNTEIRIAEDGEILAKGPGIMLGYYKDPDQTAQAIDKDGWFHTGDIGVMEENKFLKITDRKKEIFKTSSGKYIAPQVIENKIKESLFIDQAMVVGENEKFVSAIIVPNFEFLHNWCSIHKVNYRDNEELIRVPDVMARFQREITEINAKLGVTEQIKRFRLVHEEWTPISGELSPTLKLRRNVVYEKYDHLMQEIYGHSSTKDEAELLERMKKKAGTNSVNKKQ
- the recR gene encoding recombination protein RecR; the protein is MSPDNYPSKLLEAATSEFASLPGIGKKTALRLVLHLLRQDKADVERFSESILKLRKEIKHCSGCHNISDTHICSICSDKNRDHSIICVVENIRDVMSVENTRQYSGVYHVLGGIISPMDGTGPGDLNIGTLVEKAAGGGIKEVILALSTTMEGDTTNFYLYRKLSRFPVTISTIARGVSIGDELEYADEITLGRSIINRTIFEASFNNRKAL